AGTACCGGAGTATGCGTGGAAATCATTCGGGGAACCCCCGAGGACAGGGGGGGAATCACGACCTTCGTATCGATAACTGTCCGTTCTGCGGTGAGCAAATCCGGCTTAACCTACCAGTCCATTTGTCGGAGTGCCAATTCGTTCGATAGGGCACCTATGACCGATACGCCTAGTTATACCACTCAATTATCTCGGTGAAGATTATAGTAGTAATTGATCGATAGACGAGCTCATCAAGCGTTGTAGTAGCTGGTCCACTGCATCTTATCGTATAGCCAAGAGAGTATTTTTTCCTCCCTCTTGTGAAGTACATGGTTGGTGGAGAGCCCTCTATCGGTTTCACGAGCAGGGAACAGGGAGACCTCGCGACCTACATGGGGTTCTCACCAGCTTAGACCGGGTGTTCGCTCCCCGATCCAGAAGCCTCGGATACCGACCAACAATCTGCTTCCGAATAGCGACTATCTAATTATATTGTTCGGGTTCATCGCGGGGCAGACAGCGACTGCTATCTTCGAAGGTTTCGGAATAAAAAATAATGCGCTGGTTTGATTTCGGCTTGATCCCGTCTTAGAACCGCTCGACCGTGTTCAGTGCGTTGACGCGCCCCGCGCCGAGTTCGGAGTCGCCGCGGTTGTCCGCGACCTCCGCTCCCTGTCGGATGGCTTCGAGTACTTGCTCCGGGTTCGCGCCCTCATCGAGTTCGCGCACGAGTGCGGCAAGACCAGTGACCTGCGGAGCCGCCATCGATGTCCCCGCCAACCACGCGTACCCATCGGGGTACGTCGAGAACACGAGATTGAGTGGGTATGGCCACTCCACCTCGTCGGGGTCTTCAATGAGCGTCTTCTCCAGCGTCTCGTAGCCGCCACCGGGCGCGCCGATGTCGACGTCGTTCCGCCCCCAGTTCGAGTAGAACGTGAGTTTGTCGTTCGGCCCAGTGGCGCTAACGCCGATGACCCCCGATAGCCCGTTCCAGAGACGGAGCCAGCCACCCTGTAGGTTGGTCTCGTCGTTGCCAGCCGACCCGACGTACAGTGTTCCCTTGCGTCGCCCGTAGTTGGCGACCGGTTCGAACATCTGGCGGTACATCCCGACGTTGTCGTCGAATTCGGCGAACTCCTGCGGAGCCATCATGAAGCCGAGGCTGATGTTGGCGGCATCCGTGCCGACGTCGGCGGCGTACTCCATCCCGACCATGATGTCGCCGAACGTACCGGTGCCGTACCCCAGTACGTCCACGGAGACAATTGTCGCGTCGGGGGCCGTCCCGGTCATGACCTCTTCGCCAGTCGCGGCCGCCGTTCCCGCAACGTGGGTACCATGTCCGTTCGGGTCGCCTATGTGGTCCTCGACTTCGCCGTCGATGATAGCGGCGCTGTCGTCGACGTTGAGGTTCGAGAGGTCGGGATGGGTCTCGTCGACGCCCGTGTCGATAATCGCTACCGTCGTCCCTTCGCCCGTGGCGTGCTCCCGTGCTTCGCGTACCTCCTGTACTTGCTTGTCCCACAGAAGCGAATCGTAGACGTCGTCGGGTTCGTCCGGAATCTCGTCGTGCTCGTCCTCGATGACCGGTTCAAGTTCGACTTCGAGGTCCCGCACCGCGGCGGTGACGCCTCGGGCGCGTTCGAGGTCGTCGACCGCGTCGTCCGGACCAGCGACCAACAAAACCCTTCCGTCCGGGAGTTCGTTCAGTATGTCGAACCCAGCGGATTCCACGTCGGCCCCCCCTCCGTTCGTCCGCGCGATGTAACGCGCCTGTCCGTCGCTCGCCGATGCAAGGCCGCTGAACAGCAGTGTTGCTCCGGTTGCGCCTGCGCCTTTGACTATTGATCGCCTGGTGTACTTCATAGTACGAATGTCAGTCCATTCATATTATACTTAAGTGTGTCGAATGTATATAATGGTTTAATACCGAGATGGTCACGAACGCAGTCCCTCGCTTGCTCGGGGTTAGAACCATCGTGCTGCACTCATCCTCTAAGTCTTGCAGGTGAATGCTATTTGGGATCGGATAGATAGGATGAACCGTGTAAGGTACGTGCGTAAATGTCGCCTGAGATTGTGTTCGATTTACGAACCTTGTGATCGCTCACTACCGCTCAGAAATTATTCAGAGCGAGTCATCCTATACTCATGGCTGTCCGCTCGCAGACGGCGTCGTTACCGGACCTTTCCTCTCGCCTGTACCGCCCAGAACTCTTCGACCCGGTCATCGCGAACGCCGATGATGAGGTCGTGGAGGTTAATCGTCGTACAGACATGGGGGACAATGAATTCCAGTCGGTCGCCGACCGCAAACGACTCGTCTGAGGCGCTGGTGTCAATCCAACCGTGTTCCTCACTGGCGTTGACGTACTCGATGTCGTCACGATTCTTGGGGACTGGCATTTGAGGTTTATCCAGCGAGAACGTCTTGCTTCCCCCGTCGACTATGAGTCTATCGTCGTCCGGTACGGAGATGACCGTCGTGAGGACCGTCGCCGCACAGTCGTCCTTCGACACCTCCCACGGCCGGAGTTCAAGTTCCCCGACGTCGTTGAAGGGGTACATTCCCGGATTGATCTCTGTGACCACCGGATGCTTGCCACTGTACCCTGACGTCGCTGTCCCGCCGACCTTCACCTCTTCTACGGAGATTCCAGCAGCCTCGATGTCCTCGACCACGTTCTGGGCTAATTCCATCGCCTCCCAGCACAGCTCGTCGAACTCCGATTCGGTCTCGGCTTCGGCTTTCACGTGCGACTCGTACGCGAGGACGCCGTCGAACTCAAGATTGGCCGCCTCGTCGACCCGTTCCGCGAGAGCCACGGCCTCGGGGCCAGGACCGACGCCAGTTCTATGCAATCCCACGTCGATCTCAAGGATGACGTCGACCGTCGTTTCGTGGTCGCGAGCGGCGTCCTGGAGGATGTCTATCGTCGCGGCCGAGTCAACTGTCGTCGCCAGCTTCTCGACCTTCTGCGAGAGCCAACAGAACCGGTCGAGTTTCCGTTCGCCGACGACCTGATACGAGAGATAGATGTCGTCGATTCCGTTTCGCGCCATCGTTTCCACCTCTCCCAGTGTTTGACAGCAGATACCGCCACCACCCGTCATCCCGTCTTCGAGTGCCGCGAGTTCGGCGTTCTTGTGTGTCTTGACGTGTGAACGGAGCACGACGTCGTTCTTGTCGGCGAAAGCGACGTATTGTTCGATGTTTCGCTCCATCGTATCGATATCGCCGAGCAACGCCGGGGTTTCGAGATCATCGACCGGTTGATAGATCGTCGGTCCCATCTCGTCTGTCGTCCTAATAGACATATCTCGATGAAGGCCCCTTGGATACAATAACATGGGGTTTTAACAAAAGATGATAGCAGATCCTGTTCAGTACCGGCGCGATTATTCATAGAGATCCTGCGACCGTCGTAAAGAGCTGGATTGACGGAACACGTCAGCAAGATCCGCAATTCTAAAACGGCTGATTCAACCAATTCGGCTTGAATATAATATGGGTCCCATGTTCTAAGTCTTGCACGCCGATTCAACATATCTTTATTCTGTCATACTGGAAAGTATGAGGATCTACGCTAATCCCTATGAATTAATCCGGATCAGTATCGTCATCCTCCTCTTCCGGCACTTCCTCGGTATCGTCTTCTTCTTCGTCTAATTCAGGTTCGTCCTCTCCAGGCTGTTCTGCGGCATCGTCCTCCTCTTCAGCATCGTCCCCTGCTGCTTCGGATTCCTCACCCTCATTATCTGTACAACCTGCAAGGAGTAGTGTTCCTGTTCCAATCGCCAGTATAAACGATCTTCGTATCATGCCCTTTGATCTCACCTCGGAGTGATAGTATTATGGGTATAGGGATTTCTCGACAGCTGAGGCAAATACGGATAAAACTGCACTATTGAATAGTGGTGGTTCAGCACTACCGTCAATCCTATGTGCCCTGTCAGGAGTTCTCAACGACGATCCTCAGCGTCGGTTCGAATAGTTCGCGCTCAGAGACCGTATTCAACACGGCAGATAAAACTGGAGGTAGCTTCGCGTAGCTATTCCTCAACAAGGAAGGTACCAGTCATCCCGGTATGACCGTCACTGCACGGAACCGTGCATCTAATTTCGAACTCTCCTGGCTCGTCAGCAAGAAAGACCGTTGAATCGACTGCACCTCGTGTTGCTTCGACTTCTACCCCATAGGTTTCGATTCCAAATCCGTGACCCATGTGGTATCCATCATCGAGCGAGGTCATTGCCAGACCGACCTGATCGTCCAGCGAGACCGTCACTGGTTCGTCGGATCCGGGACTAAACTCATACGAGCGAGCTTCTACGTATATTTCTTGGTCGACATCTCCTTCAAAATCCACCCTACTGTGCCACGAATCCTCCGAAACCTCACTCTCATCGTCTTCCTCTTCCGGTTCGTCGTCACCTTGGATGCAACCGGTCGCACTCACTATCGGCAAACTCGCGATAGTTAGCAATTTACGCCGTTTCAAGATTATCTCATTTAGCGCTTGCGAGCCCTCGCTCCAGAACGTTTCGAGCCAAGGGGATCTTGTACTCGTTCGTCGGATACGGGTCAGCATTCGGTAGAATCGATTCTGCTGCCTGCTCGATTCTCGACTCGCTTAATTCGTTCCCATTGATCACTTCTTCTGCTTCTGTCAACCGTTTCGGAACCGGTGCGAGCCCGTTACTAACCAATCTCGAATCAGAAACCGATCCCCCGGAATTCGAGATCGTGACAGCCAAGTTCAAGAGTGCGAAGTCCCATGCCTCACGATCACGAACCTTCTCGTAGTAATACGTCGCTCCCTGCCACGTAGCGGGGACGATTA
This region of Halalkalicoccus sp. CGA53 genomic DNA includes:
- a CDS encoding cupredoxin domain-containing protein, producing MSATGCIQGDDEPEEEDDESEVSEDSWHSRVDFEGDVDQEIYVEARSYEFSPGSDEPVTVSLDDQVGLAMTSLDDGYHMGHGFGIETYGVEVEATRGAVDSTVFLADEPGEFEIRCTVPCSDGHTGMTGTFLVEE
- a CDS encoding S8 family peptidase, whose amino-acid sequence is MKYTRRSIVKGAGATGATLLFSGLASASDGQARYIARTNGGGADVESAGFDILNELPDGRVLLVAGPDDAVDDLERARGVTAAVRDLEVELEPVIEDEHDEIPDEPDDVYDSLLWDKQVQEVREAREHATGEGTTVAIIDTGVDETHPDLSNLNVDDSAAIIDGEVEDHIGDPNGHGTHVAGTAAATGEEVMTGTAPDATIVSVDVLGYGTGTFGDIMVGMEYAADVGTDAANISLGFMMAPQEFAEFDDNVGMYRQMFEPVANYGRRKGTLYVGSAGNDETNLQGGWLRLWNGLSGVIGVSATGPNDKLTFYSNWGRNDVDIGAPGGGYETLEKTLIEDPDEVEWPYPLNLVFSTYPDGYAWLAGTSMAAPQVTGLAALVRELDEGANPEQVLEAIRQGAEVADNRGDSELGAGRVNALNTVERF
- a CDS encoding alanine racemase; its protein translation is MGPTIYQPVDDLETPALLGDIDTMERNIEQYVAFADKNDVVLRSHVKTHKNAELAALEDGMTGGGGICCQTLGEVETMARNGIDDIYLSYQVVGERKLDRFCWLSQKVEKLATTVDSAATIDILQDAARDHETTVDVILEIDVGLHRTGVGPGPEAVALAERVDEAANLEFDGVLAYESHVKAEAETESEFDELCWEAMELAQNVVEDIEAAGISVEEVKVGGTATSGYSGKHPVVTEINPGMYPFNDVGELELRPWEVSKDDCAATVLTTVISVPDDDRLIVDGGSKTFSLDKPQMPVPKNRDDIEYVNASEEHGWIDTSASDESFAVGDRLEFIVPHVCTTINLHDLIIGVRDDRVEEFWAVQARGKVR